A window from Rana temporaria chromosome 8, aRanTem1.1, whole genome shotgun sequence encodes these proteins:
- the LOC120910445 gene encoding early endosome antigen 1-like, which translates to MEAEHLLRKLLDLRSEGEGLKLEVKRKDANLLMLQRDLEQVKKEIREAEASYSKEKKQLIEEIVQMKKTKELTNRQIAQKEMDIMHSKHEFERESLSLANTNQKVHILQAQLKQRLENQKEMENQLSQKRIELLKVNSARHEMEDKLLKHTATTKNQLTLDLRNELSYLHQQLREKDLQSEQDRVLRKKMMDDCASLASENSVLQAQLLEITKQLEMQRQLRGENYTHNSSSVAQLLSVKDREEQLSKELKCQEALLLQEKQRLKDRMEQMNLLLSGNTLQDLNTNTMSSQIAELQAILDKEEQINTELRTDKTLLVDHVSQLQSQIASKKTELLHISLRIEELDKRLSTVRSEESLHRSLQSIRWREISDLAGSMKKHKSFTDLSY; encoded by the coding sequence ATGGAGGCAGAGCACCTGCTCAGGAAATTGTTGGACCTTCGATCAGAGGGCGAAGGCTTGAAGCTTGAAGTGAAACGAAAAGATGCAAATTTACTAATGCTGCAGCGTGATCTAGAACAAGTTAAAAAGGAAATCAGAGAAGCTGAAGCTTCttattctaaagaaaaaaagcagTTGATCGAGGAGATTGTTCAGATGAAGAAGACAAAGGAGCTAACTAACAGACAGATCGCACAGAAGGAGATGGACATAATGCATAGCAAACACGAATTTGAACGGGAGAGTCTCAGCTTAGCCAACACTAATCAAAAAGTGCACATTCTTCAGGCACAGCTAAAGCAAAGATTGGAAAATCAGAAAGAGATGGAAAACCAGCTGTCACAGAAGAGAATTGAGCTGCTGAAGGTGAATTCAGCCAGGCATGAAATGGAGGATAAACTGCTTAAACACACAGCAACAACCAAGAACCAACTGACACTTGATTTAAGGAATGAACTAAGCTACCTTCACCAGCAGCTTCGAGAGAAAGATCTGCAGTCTGAACAGGACCGTGTTCTAAGAAAGAAAATGATGGATGACTGTGCATCCTTGGCTAGTGAAAATAGTGTATTGCAGGCTCAGTTATTGGAAATTACCAAGCAACTGGAAATGCAAAGACAACTGAGGGGAGAGAATTATACTCATAATTCGTCTAGTGTTGCTCAGCTTCTAAGTGTCAAGGACAGAGAAGAGCAGCTGAGCAAGGAGTTAAAATGTCAGGAGGCTCTTCTGTTACAAGAAAAGCAACGTCTAAAAGATCGGATGGAGCAGATGAACTTGCTGCTGAGTGGCAATACACTTCAAGATTTAAATACAAATACTATGAGTAGTCAGATTGCTGAGCTGCAAGCTATTTTGGACAAAGAAGAGCAAATCAACACAGAATTACGGACAGACAAGACCTTGCTAGTTGACCATGTTAGTCAGCTACAAAGTCAGATAGCAAGCAAGAAGACGGAGTTACTTCACATTTCATTAAGAATAGAAGAGCTAGATAAGCGTTTATCCACGGTGAGATCGGAGGAATCTCTGCACCGATCTCTGCAGTCCATCAGGTGGAGGGAGATCTCGGACTTGGCTGGTTCTATGAAAAAACACAAGTCTTTCACTGATCTGTCCTATTAA